Proteins encoded by one window of Halomonas chromatireducens:
- a CDS encoding 1-acyl-sn-glycerol-3-phosphate acyltransferase — protein MTEPQNVTPAPEQDPWADIRPYEDSEVAEVLARLASNRELLDALTRYRLPRLNRLLPALARAIASYAIRRETRGVASVHDFQMRVAYYMERMIRTSTDDLRVEGLEHLAPDTAYLFIGNHRDISLDPAFVNYGLHRAGRDTVRIAIGDNLLKKPYVTDLMRLNKSFIVPRALRGKRAMLAAFQSLSAYIRHCITEDNHSIWMAQREGRAKDGIDRTDPAIIKMLTMARRQEDRKAPIGEAIAELRMVPVSISYEYDPCDVQKARELHAIHSQGGYAKSEFEDIQSIVAGITGHKGRVQLRFGEPLGASFDTPEAVAAEIDRQVISGYHLFPSHYLALEALGDAPELLDMSEVSDVDRARFQARLNDVPAELRPWWLAQYANPVRNKAGQLKDEN, from the coding sequence ATGACTGAACCGCAAAACGTCACGCCAGCACCGGAACAGGACCCCTGGGCCGACATTCGACCCTATGAGGACAGCGAAGTCGCCGAGGTGCTGGCCCGACTGGCCAGCAACCGGGAGCTGCTCGACGCCCTGACGCGTTATCGGCTACCGCGCCTCAACCGGCTGCTGCCCGCGCTGGCCCGCGCCATCGCCTCCTACGCCATTCGCCGGGAGACCCGTGGCGTTGCCAGCGTTCACGACTTTCAGATGCGCGTGGCCTACTACATGGAGCGGATGATCCGCACCTCCACCGATGATCTTCGGGTCGAGGGGCTGGAACACCTGGCACCGGATACGGCCTACCTGTTCATCGGCAACCACCGCGACATCTCGCTCGACCCGGCCTTCGTCAACTACGGCCTTCATCGCGCCGGCCGCGATACGGTCCGTATCGCCATTGGCGACAATCTGCTGAAGAAGCCCTACGTGACCGACCTGATGCGGCTCAACAAGAGCTTCATCGTTCCCCGGGCCCTGCGCGGGAAGCGCGCCATGCTGGCCGCATTCCAGTCACTATCCGCTTATATCCGACACTGCATCACCGAGGACAACCACTCGATCTGGATGGCCCAGCGCGAGGGGCGGGCCAAGGATGGCATCGACCGCACGGACCCCGCCATCATCAAGATGCTGACCATGGCCCGGCGGCAGGAGGACCGTAAGGCCCCGATCGGTGAAGCGATCGCCGAACTGCGCATGGTACCGGTATCGATCAGCTACGAGTACGACCCCTGCGACGTACAGAAGGCCCGGGAGCTGCACGCCATACATAGCCAGGGCGGCTATGCCAAGAGCGAGTTCGAAGATATCCAGTCCATCGTGGCCGGGATCACAGGCCACAAGGGTCGGGTGCAGCTGCGCTTCGGCGAACCGCTGGGAGCCAGCTTCGATACGCCGGAAGCCGTTGCCGCCGAGATAGACCGTCAGGTGATATCCGGCTATCACCTGTTCCCCAGCCACTACCTCGCCCTAGAGGCGCTGGGCGATGCGCCGGAGCTGCTGGACATGAGCGAGGTCAGTGACGTCGACCGGGCACGCTTCCAGGCACGCCTGAACGACGTCCCCGCCGAACTACGCCCCTGGTGGCTGGCCCAATACGCCAACCCCGTGCGCAACAAGGCAGGACAGTTGAAGGATGAGAATTGA
- a CDS encoding DNA gyrase C-terminal beta-propeller domain-containing protein, translating to MASKNTAMQVYSADEMMLITDKGTLVRTRVDEVSITSRNTQGVMLIRLGENEKLVKTVRIDEPEEVEDVEDADAEGAEVQETDVPDTDAQGDE from the coding sequence TTGGCATCGAAGAACACCGCCATGCAGGTCTACTCGGCCGACGAGATGATGCTGATCACCGACAAGGGCACCCTGGTGCGTACCCGGGTCGATGAGGTCTCGATCACGTCGCGCAATACCCAGGGCGTGATGCTGATCCGTCTCGGCGAGAACGAGAAGCTGGTCAAGACCGTACGCATCGACGAGCCCGAGGAGGTCGAAGATGTCGAAGACGCCGACGCTGAGGGTGCCGAAGTTCAGGAGACCGACGTTCCGGACACCGACGCTCAGGGTGACGAGTAA
- the rpsA gene encoding 30S ribosomal protein S1, which yields MSESFAELFEQSLQDINMEPGAIVTATVVDIEGDWVTVNAGLKSEGQIPVAQFRDESGELNIAIGDEVSVALEAVEDGFGETRLSREKAKRAEAWKVLEAAFEKEEIVKGVINGKVKGGFTVDIDSIRAFLPGSLVDVRPVRDTTHLEHKELDFKVIKLDPKRNNVVVSRRAVLEAENSAEREALLATLQEGQQIMGIVKNLTDYGAFVDLGGVDGLLHITDMAWKRIKHPSEIVAVGDEINVKVLKFDRERNRVSLGLKQLGEDPWVNIKDRYPESTVVTARVTNLTDYGCFAELEEGVEGLVHVSEMDWTNKNIHPSKVVNIGDEVDVMILDIDEERRRISLGIKQCTANPWETFNAQYNKGDRVAGTIKSITDFGIFIGLEGGIDGLVHLSDLSWSETGEEAVRRFKKGDEAEAVILSIDPERERISLGIKQLDTDPVAEYLAVNDKGTVVSGRVVEVDAKEAHVELATDVVAILKASEISADRVEDARNVLNEGDTVEARIVGVDRKNRAISLSIKAKDQDDTRQNLKKLREESPEAGGPTTIGDLIKQQMGQD from the coding sequence ATGAGCGAAAGCTTTGCTGAACTGTTTGAACAGTCACTCCAGGACATCAACATGGAGCCGGGCGCCATCGTCACGGCTACTGTCGTCGACATCGAAGGTGACTGGGTCACCGTCAATGCCGGCCTGAAGTCCGAAGGACAGATTCCCGTGGCTCAGTTCCGCGACGAAAGTGGCGAACTGAACATTGCGATCGGCGACGAAGTCAGCGTCGCCCTGGAAGCCGTCGAAGACGGTTTCGGCGAGACGCGTCTGTCTCGCGAGAAGGCCAAGCGCGCCGAAGCCTGGAAGGTGCTGGAAGCGGCCTTCGAGAAGGAAGAGATCGTCAAGGGCGTGATCAACGGCAAGGTGAAAGGCGGTTTTACCGTCGATATCGATTCCATTCGTGCCTTCCTGCCTGGTTCCCTGGTGGACGTGCGTCCGGTGCGCGACACCACGCACCTGGAGCACAAGGAACTCGACTTCAAGGTCATCAAGCTCGATCCGAAGCGCAACAACGTCGTGGTTTCCCGTCGTGCCGTTCTCGAAGCCGAGAACAGCGCCGAGCGTGAAGCCCTGCTGGCCACCCTGCAGGAAGGCCAGCAGATCATGGGTATCGTCAAGAACCTGACCGACTATGGCGCCTTCGTTGATCTGGGCGGCGTCGATGGCCTCCTTCACATCACCGACATGGCCTGGAAGCGCATCAAGCATCCGAGCGAGATCGTGGCCGTGGGCGACGAGATCAACGTCAAGGTGCTCAAGTTCGACCGTGAGCGCAACCGCGTCTCGCTGGGCCTGAAGCAGCTGGGCGAAGATCCCTGGGTCAACATCAAGGATCGCTACCCCGAGAGCACCGTGGTCACCGCGCGTGTGACCAACCTCACCGACTACGGCTGCTTTGCCGAGCTGGAAGAGGGTGTCGAGGGTCTGGTTCACGTCTCCGAAATGGACTGGACCAACAAGAACATCCACCCGTCCAAGGTCGTCAACATCGGCGACGAAGTGGATGTGATGATCCTGGATATCGACGAAGAGCGTCGTCGTATCTCCCTGGGTATCAAGCAGTGCACCGCGAACCCGTGGGAAACCTTCAACGCCCAGTACAACAAGGGCGACCGGGTTGCCGGTACCATCAAGTCGATCACCGACTTCGGTATCTTCATCGGTCTGGAAGGCGGTATCGACGGCCTGGTTCACCTCTCCGACCTCTCCTGGTCAGAGACCGGTGAAGAAGCCGTTCGTCGCTTCAAGAAGGGCGACGAGGCGGAAGCCGTCATCCTCTCCATCGATCCCGAGCGTGAGCGCATCTCCCTGGGTATCAAGCAGCTCGATACCGATCCGGTTGCCGAGTACCTGGCCGTCAACGACAAGGGCACCGTCGTCTCCGGGCGCGTGGTCGAGGTCGATGCCAAGGAAGCCCATGTCGAGCTGGCGACCGATGTCGTTGCCATCCTCAAGGCTTCCGAGATCAGCGCCGACCGCGTCGAAGATGCTCGCAACGTGCTGAACGAAGGCGATACCGTCGAAGCTCGCATCGTCGGCGTCGATCGCAAGAACCGCGCGATCAGCCTCTCGATCAAGGCTAAGGATCAGGACGACACCCGTCAGAATCTGAAGAAGCTGCGTGAAGAGAGCCCCGAAGCAGGTGGTCCGACCACCATCGGTGACCTCATCAAGCAGCAGATGGGTCAGGACTGA
- a CDS encoding acyl-CoA thioesterase, protein MDSRLSRVTLRVRGYHLDGYGHVNNARYLEFLEEGRWGYFDDRPDVARPFASGNPALVAVNLNINYRLAAVAGDDLEVHTRLAELGSRSARMHQEIRRVRDDKLVVDADLTFVLLDVKANRPLAIEGELHELLAPLVMED, encoded by the coding sequence ATGGATTCCCGACTCTCCCGCGTCACCCTGCGCGTTCGTGGCTATCACCTGGATGGCTATGGCCACGTCAACAATGCCCGTTACCTGGAATTCCTCGAAGAGGGGCGCTGGGGCTACTTCGACGATCGGCCCGACGTCGCTCGTCCATTCGCCAGCGGCAACCCCGCCCTGGTGGCCGTCAACCTCAACATCAACTACCGCCTGGCAGCGGTGGCGGGGGATGACCTGGAGGTGCATACGCGCCTGGCCGAGCTGGGCAGTCGAAGCGCGCGCATGCATCAGGAGATCCGGCGGGTTCGTGACGACAAGCTGGTGGTCGACGCCGACCTCACCTTCGTGCTGCTCGATGTGAAGGCCAACCGGCCCCTTGCCATCGAAGGCGAGCTGCATGAACTTCTGGCGCCCCTTGTCATGGAGGATTAA
- a CDS encoding bifunctional prephenate dehydrogenase/3-phosphoshikimate 1-carboxyvinyltransferase — protein MGDAPGQVAESRILIVGLGLIGGSLAAALRAGGYRGAPTGGFGPVEPAGGFGPVEIVACDPDPDEIARGIAMGLIDRGDTRLAPLVEGASLIVLAVPVLAMESVMAELAEALPAGALEGESPRVTVTDVGSTEAAVRDCALRVFGRMPPGLVLGHPIAGSEKSGVAAANPRLYVNHKVILTPSGETAPAAVARVRALWQACRAQVLEMDVERHDQVLARTSHLPHLLAFSLVDTLARQDERLDIFRYAAGGFRDFTRIAGSDPVMLRDIFVANREAVLASLDDFEAGVARLRQAVEAGDGDAMLAIFDRASHARHYFDSLLNQTSYQVEYQMESQEKLTFRAAPGGHVAGRIRVPGDKSMSHRSIMLGALAEGITEVKGFLEGEDSLATLQAFREMGVAIEGPHQGRVTVHGVGMHGLKAPSGPLYVGNAGTAMRLFSGLLAGQAFDTELIGDASLTKRPMGRVADPLRLMGAVIETAEGGRPPLKIRGGQTLKGIDYDMPMASAQVKSCLLLAGLYADGETRVREPAPTRDHTERMLTGFGYEVGREGDTCWLTGGGKLTAAPIDVPSDISSATFFLVAAAISPGSNLVLEHVGINPTRIGVINILKLMGADLHLTNEREVGGEPVADLHIRYAPLHGIDIPVDQVPLAIDEFPALFIAAACATGTTRLRGAEELRVKESDRIQAMADGMAAIGVEHTVLEDGIDIVGAGEREVAYGGGRIDSLGDHRIAMAFVIAALRAGEEIVIDDCANVATSFPGFVELARTVGLQVGEETGVPA, from the coding sequence GTGGGGGATGCACCCGGCCAGGTCGCAGAGTCGCGCATCCTGATTGTCGGCCTGGGGCTGATCGGTGGCTCCCTGGCTGCCGCCCTGCGTGCCGGCGGTTATAGAGGGGCACCGACCGGCGGCTTCGGGCCGGTTGAGCCTGCCGGCGGTTTCGGGCCGGTTGAAATCGTCGCCTGTGATCCGGATCCTGACGAGATCGCCCGCGGCATTGCCATGGGGCTGATCGACCGTGGCGATACCCGCCTTGCACCGCTGGTGGAGGGCGCCTCGCTGATCGTACTGGCGGTGCCGGTGCTGGCCATGGAGAGTGTGATGGCCGAACTGGCCGAAGCGCTGCCGGCCGGTGCGCTGGAGGGTGAGAGTCCGCGGGTCACGGTGACCGACGTGGGCAGCACCGAGGCCGCGGTGCGCGACTGTGCGCTGCGGGTGTTCGGGCGCATGCCGCCGGGCCTGGTGCTGGGTCATCCCATCGCCGGGTCGGAGAAGAGCGGTGTGGCGGCGGCAAACCCGCGCCTCTACGTCAATCACAAGGTGATCCTGACGCCCAGTGGCGAGACGGCGCCGGCCGCCGTCGCCCGGGTGCGCGCCCTATGGCAAGCCTGTCGCGCCCAGGTGCTGGAGATGGATGTCGAGCGGCATGACCAGGTACTGGCCCGCACCAGCCATCTGCCGCACCTGCTGGCGTTCTCGCTGGTGGATACCCTGGCGCGGCAGGACGAGCGTCTGGATATCTTCCGCTATGCCGCCGGGGGCTTTCGCGACTTCACCCGCATCGCCGGCAGTGATCCGGTCATGTTGCGAGACATTTTCGTTGCCAATCGCGAGGCCGTTCTGGCCTCCCTGGACGACTTCGAGGCCGGTGTTGCGCGGCTGCGCCAGGCCGTGGAAGCCGGCGACGGCGATGCCATGCTCGCCATCTTCGACCGGGCCAGCCATGCGCGACACTATTTCGACTCGCTCCTGAATCAGACCAGTTATCAGGTGGAATACCAGATGGAATCACAAGAGAAACTCACCTTCCGGGCGGCTCCTGGCGGCCACGTAGCCGGTCGCATCCGCGTGCCCGGCGACAAGTCCATGTCCCACCGCTCGATCATGCTGGGCGCGTTGGCCGAAGGAATCACCGAGGTGAAGGGGTTCCTGGAGGGGGAGGACAGCCTGGCCACCCTGCAGGCCTTCCGCGAGATGGGCGTGGCCATCGAAGGGCCCCATCAGGGCCGAGTCACGGTGCATGGCGTCGGCATGCATGGGCTCAAGGCGCCTTCGGGCCCGCTCTACGTGGGCAATGCCGGCACCGCCATGCGCCTCTTCTCCGGCCTGCTGGCCGGTCAGGCCTTCGATACCGAGCTGATTGGCGATGCCTCCCTGACCAAGCGCCCCATGGGCCGGGTGGCCGACCCGCTGCGCTTGATGGGGGCAGTGATCGAGACCGCCGAAGGTGGCCGGCCGCCGCTGAAGATCCGCGGCGGGCAGACGCTCAAGGGCATCGACTACGACATGCCCATGGCCAGCGCCCAGGTGAAATCCTGCCTGCTGCTTGCCGGCCTCTATGCCGACGGCGAGACCCGGGTGCGCGAGCCCGCTCCCACCCGCGACCACACCGAGCGCATGCTGACCGGCTTCGGCTATGAGGTCGGTCGTGAAGGCGATACCTGCTGGCTCACCGGCGGTGGCAAGCTCACCGCGGCGCCGATCGACGTGCCTTCGGATATCTCCTCGGCCACCTTTTTCCTGGTTGCCGCGGCGATCTCGCCGGGGTCGAATCTGGTGCTCGAGCACGTCGGCATCAACCCCACCCGTATCGGGGTGATCAATATCCTCAAGCTGATGGGTGCCGACCTGCACCTCACCAACGAGCGCGAGGTCGGCGGCGAACCGGTAGCCGACCTGCATATTCGCTACGCGCCGCTTCACGGGATCGACATTCCCGTCGACCAGGTGCCGCTGGCCATCGATGAATTTCCGGCGCTGTTCATTGCCGCCGCCTGCGCCACCGGAACCACTCGCCTGCGTGGCGCCGAAGAATTGCGGGTCAAGGAGTCCGATCGCATCCAGGCCATGGCCGACGGCATGGCGGCCATCGGCGTGGAACATACCGTGCTGGAGGACGGCATCGATATCGTCGGTGCCGGGGAGCGCGAGGTCGCCTACGGCGGCGGGCGGATCGACAGCCTGGGTGATCACCGCATCGCCATGGCCTTCGTGATCGCCGCGCTGCGTGCCGGCGAGGAGATCGTCATCGACGACTGCGCCAATGTGGCTACCTCCTTTCCGGGGTTCGTTGAGCTGGCCCGCACGGTTGGCCTGCAGGTCGGTGAAGAGACGGGGGTGCCGGCATGA
- the pheA gene encoding prephenate dehydratase: MSDTPTNLDALRQRIDELDNDILRLISDRATCAKQVADVKTKSDPDSVFYRPEREAQVLRRIMELNRGPLDSEEMARLFREIMSACLALEQPIKVAYLGPEGTFTQQAALKHFGASAVSLPMAAIDEVFREVEAGAVNYGVVPVENSTEGVISHTLDSFMDSSIRICGEVVLRIHHHLLVSEATLKDKVSRIYSHPQSFAQCRKWLDAHYPRAERVPVSSNAEAAKMIKGEWHSAAIAGDMAAKLYGLEKIAEKIEDRPDNSTRFLIIGSHDVPISGEDKTSIVVAMRNQPGALHELLEPFHRHQIDLTRLETRPSRSGVWNYVFFIDFKGHCDEPRVAAVLEEVRLRAAEIKVLGSYPIGVL, translated from the coding sequence ATGAGCGATACCCCCACCAACCTGGATGCGTTGCGCCAGCGTATCGACGAGCTGGACAACGATATCCTCCGGCTGATCAGCGACAGGGCAACCTGCGCCAAGCAGGTCGCGGATGTTAAGACCAAGAGCGACCCCGATTCCGTCTTCTATCGGCCGGAGCGCGAGGCCCAGGTCCTGCGTCGGATCATGGAGCTGAATCGCGGGCCGCTGGACAGTGAGGAGATGGCCAGGCTGTTCCGCGAGATCATGTCTGCCTGCCTGGCGCTGGAGCAGCCGATCAAGGTCGCCTACCTGGGCCCTGAGGGCACCTTCACCCAGCAGGCCGCGCTCAAGCATTTCGGTGCCAGCGCCGTCAGCCTGCCCATGGCCGCCATCGATGAAGTCTTTCGCGAGGTAGAGGCCGGTGCCGTGAACTACGGCGTAGTGCCGGTGGAAAACTCAACAGAAGGTGTCATCAGCCATACCCTGGACTCCTTCATGGACTCCTCGATTCGCATCTGTGGTGAAGTGGTGCTGCGTATTCACCACCACCTGCTGGTGTCCGAGGCCACCCTGAAGGACAAGGTGTCGCGGATCTACTCGCATCCGCAGTCCTTTGCCCAGTGTCGCAAGTGGCTCGATGCACACTACCCCCGTGCCGAGCGGGTGCCCGTGTCATCCAACGCCGAGGCTGCCAAGATGATCAAGGGGGAGTGGCACAGCGCGGCCATCGCCGGCGACATGGCGGCCAAGCTCTACGGGCTGGAGAAGATCGCCGAGAAGATCGAGGATCGCCCGGATAACTCGACGCGCTTCCTGATCATCGGCAGCCATGACGTGCCGATATCGGGCGAAGACAAGACATCCATCGTGGTGGCCATGCGCAACCAGCCTGGCGCACTGCATGAACTGCTCGAACCCTTCCATCGGCACCAGATCGACTTGACTCGCCTCGAGACCCGTCCGTCGCGGTCCGGCGTGTGGAACTATGTGTTCTTCATCGACTTCAAGGGCCACTGCGACGAGCCCCGGGTCGCCGCGGTGCTTGAAGAGGTCCGCCTGCGCGCCGCCGAGATCAAGGTATTGGGCTCCTATCCGATAGGTGTGCTCTAG
- the serC gene encoding 3-phosphoserine/phosphohydroxythreonine transaminase, translating into MTRHYNFCAGPAALPVPVLERAREELLDYQGRGLSVMEMSHRSPEFVAIAEQAEADLRELLAIPDNYRVLFLQGGASLQFSMVPMNLLGQGGSANFLYTGIWGKKALAEAKQLGFPVQLSGSSAESGHTAVPAEADIVLSSDAAYLHYTANETIGGLEFDYIPGTAQAGLRRADGVEVPLVCDLSSSILSGPLDVSRFGVIYAGAQKNIGPAGLTLAIVRDDLLERRCERIPSLFDYRAMAEAGSMVNTPPTFAWYLAGLVFQWLKRDIGGLEAMDGINTRKAAKLYAAIDDSDLYSNPIALPNRSRMNVPFVLGDERLDKPFLDEAEQAGLLNLKGHRSVGGMRASLYNAVPEAAVDALIDFMADFEKRRG; encoded by the coding sequence ATGACACGCCACTATAATTTCTGTGCCGGCCCGGCTGCGCTGCCTGTCCCGGTGCTTGAGCGAGCTCGCGAGGAGCTGCTGGACTATCAGGGACGCGGGCTCTCGGTGATGGAGATGAGTCACCGTTCCCCCGAGTTCGTCGCCATCGCCGAGCAGGCCGAGGCCGATCTGCGCGAGCTGCTCGCGATTCCCGACAACTACCGCGTGCTGTTCCTGCAGGGGGGCGCCAGCCTGCAGTTCTCCATGGTGCCGATGAACCTGCTGGGGCAGGGCGGGAGCGCCAACTTCCTCTATACCGGAATCTGGGGCAAGAAGGCCCTGGCCGAGGCGAAGCAGCTGGGCTTTCCGGTCCAGCTGTCGGGCTCCAGCGCGGAAAGCGGACACACCGCGGTGCCGGCCGAGGCCGACATCGTGCTGTCGAGTGATGCCGCCTACCTGCACTACACCGCCAACGAGACCATCGGCGGCCTGGAATTCGACTATATCCCAGGTACCGCACAGGCTGGGTTGCGCCGCGCCGACGGTGTCGAGGTGCCGCTGGTCTGCGACCTTTCCTCGAGCATTCTTTCCGGCCCCCTGGACGTGTCGCGTTTCGGCGTGATCTACGCCGGTGCCCAGAAGAACATCGGGCCGGCCGGCCTCACCCTGGCCATCGTGCGCGACGACCTGCTCGAGCGGCGCTGCGAGCGCATTCCGAGCCTGTTCGACTATCGTGCCATGGCCGAGGCCGGGTCGATGGTCAATACGCCGCCCACCTTCGCCTGGTACCTGGCCGGCCTGGTGTTTCAGTGGCTGAAGCGCGATATCGGCGGGCTCGAGGCCATGGACGGCATCAACACACGCAAGGCGGCGAAGCTGTATGCAGCCATCGACGACAGCGATCTCTATTCCAACCCGATTGCCTTGCCGAATCGCTCGCGAATGAACGTGCCGTTCGTGCTGGGCGACGAACGCCTCGACAAGCCGTTCCTCGACGAAGCTGAGCAAGCCGGCTTGCTCAATCTCAAGGGGCACCGTAGCGTCGGTGGCATGCGGGCCAGCCTTTACAATGCCGTGCCGGAAGCGGCGGTCGACGCCCTGATCGATTTCATGGCCGACTTCGAGAAGCGAAGGGGATGA
- the cmk gene encoding (d)CMP kinase, whose product MIDKPAVLTVDGPGGAGKGTISRLVADRLGWHLLDSGALYRLTALAAQRHGVAPDDEPALERVAAELDVTFVAEGDKTRVLLEGDDVSRDIRTEQAGEAASQIASLPAVRQALLQRQRDFRKAPGLVADGRDMGTVVFPDAQLKVFLTASSEERARRRYLQLQEAGVDASLSSLLKEIQARDARDMQRSVAPLVPADDALELDTTSLSIPEVVERLTEWLAERGLTRLT is encoded by the coding sequence ATGATTGACAAGCCCGCGGTGTTGACCGTGGATGGCCCCGGCGGGGCCGGCAAGGGCACCATCAGCCGCCTGGTTGCCGACCGGCTTGGTTGGCACCTGCTGGACAGCGGCGCCCTCTATCGTCTCACTGCCCTGGCGGCCCAGCGACATGGCGTGGCGCCTGATGACGAACCTGCGCTTGAGCGTGTGGCCGCTGAGCTGGACGTGACGTTCGTGGCCGAAGGGGACAAGACTCGCGTGCTGCTTGAAGGTGACGATGTCAGCCGCGATATTCGCACCGAGCAGGCCGGCGAAGCGGCTTCGCAGATCGCTTCACTGCCGGCGGTGCGTCAGGCGCTGTTGCAGCGCCAGCGCGACTTTCGAAAAGCGCCCGGGCTGGTGGCGGATGGCCGCGACATGGGCACCGTGGTTTTCCCCGATGCCCAGCTCAAGGTGTTCCTCACGGCGAGCTCCGAGGAGCGTGCGCGAAGGCGCTACCTTCAGTTGCAGGAAGCCGGGGTGGATGCTAGTCTATCGAGTCTTTTGAAGGAGATTCAGGCACGCGATGCACGCGACATGCAGCGCAGCGTGGCTCCGCTCGTACCGGCCGATGACGCCCTCGAGCTGGATACCACGAGCCTGAGTATACCGGAAGTGGTGGAACGGTTGACGGAGTGGCTGGCCGAACGCGGCCTCACCCGGCTGACTTGA
- a CDS encoding recombination-associated protein RdgC: MWFKHLHLYRLHESAAIPAADLETALAEQAARLPGSSEARRLGWCPPAGRAGTALLHELQGQRLMTVLRQERLLPAGVVREEVEERGADIEAREGRKLRRKEKQELKEQVYEELLPRAFIRSQKVDLWWDTRRNLIAINSSSRTRAEEVLDLLRETLGSLKVTPLATQTLPMRAMTQWLAEEDSRPASMQLGDQVELKAKGDDGVLRARQVDLDSDEIQQLLAAGRQASRLALEIEGRLSFVLHDDLTLKSLRFSDALIDEANETEDDGDAIVRLEADFMLMTQTLADEIEQLIGWLDGEASTASLQGSA, translated from the coding sequence ATGTGGTTCAAGCACTTGCACCTTTACCGCCTGCATGAGTCAGCGGCGATCCCGGCAGCCGACCTGGAAACGGCGCTGGCCGAACAGGCGGCGCGCCTGCCCGGCAGCAGCGAAGCTCGCCGCCTGGGCTGGTGCCCGCCCGCGGGCCGTGCCGGTACGGCACTGCTTCACGAACTGCAGGGGCAGCGGCTGATGACGGTCCTGCGCCAGGAGCGCCTGCTGCCGGCCGGAGTGGTTCGTGAGGAGGTCGAGGAGCGTGGCGCCGACATCGAGGCACGGGAAGGACGAAAACTGCGCCGAAAGGAAAAGCAGGAACTCAAGGAGCAGGTCTATGAAGAGCTGCTGCCTCGCGCCTTCATTCGCAGCCAGAAGGTCGACCTGTGGTGGGATACGCGGCGCAACCTGATCGCGATCAACAGCAGTTCTCGCACACGCGCCGAAGAAGTACTCGACCTGCTGCGCGAGACCCTGGGCAGCCTCAAGGTGACACCGCTTGCCACCCAGACACTGCCGATGCGTGCCATGACGCAGTGGCTTGCCGAAGAAGACTCTCGCCCGGCCAGCATGCAGCTCGGCGATCAGGTCGAACTCAAGGCCAAGGGCGACGACGGGGTGCTGCGCGCGCGCCAGGTCGACCTGGACAGCGACGAGATCCAGCAGCTGCTGGCGGCAGGCCGCCAGGCCAGCCGACTGGCCCTGGAGATCGAAGGCCGGCTAAGCTTCGTTCTGCACGACGACCTGACCCTGAAGTCCCTGCGCTTCAGCGATGCACTGATCGACGAGGCCAATGAAACCGAAGACGATGGCGACGCCATCGTGAGACTGGAGGCAGACTTCATGCTGATGACCCAGACTCTCGCCGATGAGATCGAGCAACTGATCGGCTGGCTGGATGGAGAAGCCTCTACTGCGTCGCTGCAGGGCAGCGCATGA